One Kineococcus radiotolerans SRS30216 = ATCC BAA-149 DNA window includes the following coding sequences:
- the dpdK gene encoding phospholipase D-like domain-containing protein DpdK: protein MRARTIRRGHNRTTDDLRALMQSLFVAELLQPSDELWLISPWISDIAVIDNADLGFSGLQPDWGARDILLSEILGALTVRGCAVYVELRPDDHNTRFVKRLRAAAPSGASLNLRTSEVLHEKGLLADSFILSGSMNVTYSGVQLLDELVRLDTSASAIAEARLAFRARWGIA from the coding sequence GTGAGGGCACGCACGATCCGGCGCGGGCACAACCGCACCACCGATGATCTACGCGCGCTGATGCAATCCCTCTTCGTCGCAGAACTTCTGCAACCCAGCGACGAACTGTGGCTGATCAGCCCATGGATCAGTGACATTGCTGTCATCGACAACGCTGACCTCGGCTTCAGCGGCCTCCAGCCTGACTGGGGTGCGCGCGACATCCTGCTGAGTGAAATCCTCGGCGCCCTCACGGTGCGGGGATGCGCGGTCTACGTCGAGTTGCGTCCCGATGACCACAACACCCGTTTCGTGAAGCGTCTGCGCGCTGCCGCCCCCTCCGGCGCTTCCTTGAACCTGCGCACTTCCGAAGTCCTGCACGAGAAAGGACTTCTTGCCGACAGTTTCATCCTGAGCGGCTCGATGAACGTCACTTATAGTGGCGTGCAGTTGCTCGACGAGCTCGTGAGACTGGACACGTCAGCGTCAGCCATCGCCGAGGCGCGCCTCGCATTCCGTGCCCGCTGGGGGATCGCCTGA
- the queE gene encoding 7-carboxy-7-deazaguanine synthase yields the protein MTYLLKEIFYTLQGEGTHAGRPAVFCRFSRCNLWTGREKDRARAICTFCDTDFVGTDGVGGGRFATADDLAAAVDASWPAAGLTDDFTDGSAITAESDSSAHSHAPHGAQRKFVVCTGGEPLLQLDDAAVQALHQRGFEVAVETNGTRTPPPGIDWLCVSPKIGADLVVSRGDELKLVYPQAGGDPAQFAELDFTSFRLQPMDGPDVQAHTRAAIDYCLTHPQWSLSMQTHKYLGIA from the coding sequence GTGACCTACCTGCTCAAGGAGATTTTCTACACGCTGCAAGGTGAAGGCACCCACGCCGGCCGCCCCGCCGTCTTCTGCCGCTTCTCGCGCTGCAACCTGTGGACCGGTCGAGAGAAAGATCGCGCCCGCGCGATCTGCACCTTCTGCGACACCGACTTCGTCGGTACCGACGGCGTCGGTGGAGGACGCTTCGCTACCGCCGACGACCTCGCCGCCGCCGTGGACGCGAGTTGGCCAGCAGCTGGCCTCACCGATGACTTCACCGATGGCTCCGCCATCACTGCAGAGTCCGACTCCAGCGCACACTCCCACGCCCCTCACGGCGCCCAGCGCAAGTTCGTGGTATGCACCGGCGGGGAGCCGTTGCTGCAACTCGACGACGCGGCGGTGCAGGCACTGCACCAGCGCGGCTTCGAGGTGGCGGTGGAGACCAACGGCACCCGCACTCCCCCACCAGGCATCGACTGGCTCTGCGTTAGCCCCAAGATTGGTGCAGACCTGGTGGTGAGCAGGGGAGACGAACTGAAGCTCGTCTACCCGCAAGCCGGCGGAGATCCAGCGCAGTTCGCCGAACTGGACTTCACCTCCTTCCGCCTGCAGCCGATGGATGGACCCGACGTGCAAGCCCACACCCGCGCCGCGATCGACTACTGCCTGACCCATCCGCAGTGGAGCCTATCGATGCAGACCCACAAGTACCTCGGGATCGCCTGA
- a CDS encoding VUT family protein produces MSTSDLAAPRTSRRVGLVLAACYVATVLLANYAITTFGAVPVGFGLVAPAGVYFAGLAFTLRDLTQDHLGKRAVLAAIVIGTLLSALISPQFALASAAAFLLSELADFAVYTPLRKRRWLTAVVLSNIAGFIVDSLIFLWLAFNSLAFLPGQLVGKAWMTAAAVLVLALLRRRRGHVGPTVSSGGEPSAVGRQG; encoded by the coding sequence ATGAGCACCTCTGATCTGGCCGCGCCGCGCACGAGTCGGCGGGTGGGCCTGGTGCTGGCGGCGTGCTACGTGGCGACCGTGCTGCTCGCCAACTACGCCATCACCACCTTCGGCGCCGTGCCCGTCGGCTTCGGCCTGGTCGCACCAGCAGGGGTGTACTTCGCCGGCCTGGCCTTCACGCTGCGCGACCTGACCCAGGACCACCTCGGCAAGCGCGCGGTGCTAGCCGCCATCGTCATCGGCACCCTGCTCTCAGCGCTGATCTCCCCGCAGTTCGCCCTAGCCAGCGCCGCCGCCTTCCTCCTCAGCGAACTAGCTGACTTCGCCGTCTACACCCCACTGCGCAAGCGGCGCTGGCTGACCGCAGTCGTCCTCAGCAACATCGCTGGCTTTATAGTGGACTCTCTGATCTTCCTCTGGCTCGCTTTCAACTCTCTGGCGTTCCTGCCTGGCCAACTTGTGGGCAAGGCGTGGATGACCGCGGCGGCCGTACTCGTGCTGGCCTTGCTGCGACGACGTCGCGGCCATGTCGGACCGACCGTCTCGTCTGGCGGTGAGCCCAGCGCCGTCGGGCGACAGGGGTAG
- the dpdD gene encoding protein DpdD, with the protein MDTAQFMTTWFGPGNDFTLPSSWETDPRYTRMRPFLLDLDAIPNQPLFLPRLQAAGRLMYATAFNAAQARQLQEALTAFVGPSYSNFDPVPTRLNAHDPLESALQRLGTHTTWRLTVPTAAWEAAWQAAALLRATWLRRPWREADTPTPVGRLLRDFRLSLAAGDEALSARYLQRLIDSGSLDTANITYLKIRRLNALGARERTLDLPEFDDVLRMRLPRGVRQVLLAAVHERYLGDAEAHQDTAWARQALQRHPHLSALQSGGDVTGPREALSTLLVLNRLYPNQAQAPNEELWRDDPWLRALAEDIPPAATSPAPATAPAVEPDVPALLNAARYAEAWDKIQVLPRGPERDRLAVMCALNLDDAQCSLGLAAEFTQQGEDYLTSIAVPGWLQESWQRHLRQVAGLNGQPQAWADLLRLAAAGSMTAGMLTALEEVIDGWPSPGADDDTIAAILEANSLSGPGLTQTLDVIPLLLQSVEAGEAPRTSGGVLQLLIFSEEYTAATLSALAVALQRFLAASPEGATYGDTLGMLSETSARWVQVRTADTVLDLIDVILAGPNIAPSARVATCGELLTRLRSFAVRLSPAQLVLASALSDEVDCALSWPLPQADVANVADASAQITATVLLYSLQEHVLQRAEQALSFLFPRVTVHTSSHLAGTSQLRDQARACDVLVVATTRASHAATDFLQRHKTGSIVYPSGAGSGSMLRAATEALLRLSEE; encoded by the coding sequence ATGGACACCGCCCAATTCATGACAACGTGGTTCGGCCCCGGCAACGACTTCACGCTCCCTAGCTCGTGGGAGACCGACCCGCGCTACACGCGAATGCGGCCCTTCCTGCTGGACCTCGACGCGATCCCGAATCAACCTCTATTTCTGCCCCGACTGCAAGCCGCCGGGCGCCTCATGTACGCCACGGCTTTCAACGCGGCTCAAGCGCGGCAACTTCAGGAGGCACTCACCGCATTCGTGGGCCCCAGCTATAGCAATTTTGACCCGGTCCCGACGCGACTCAACGCCCACGACCCCCTGGAAAGCGCCCTGCAGCGACTCGGGACGCACACCACCTGGCGACTCACGGTGCCGACAGCAGCCTGGGAGGCGGCATGGCAAGCCGCCGCACTGCTGCGCGCGACGTGGCTTCGGCGACCCTGGCGCGAAGCAGACACCCCCACCCCGGTAGGGCGACTTCTGCGCGACTTCCGCCTGTCCCTCGCCGCCGGTGACGAGGCTCTCTCTGCACGCTACCTTCAGCGGCTCATCGACTCGGGGTCACTGGACACGGCCAACATCACCTACCTCAAGATTCGCCGACTCAATGCTCTCGGGGCGCGTGAGCGCACTCTGGACCTACCCGAGTTCGATGACGTTTTGCGGATGCGGCTACCTCGCGGGGTGCGCCAGGTCCTGCTGGCAGCAGTCCATGAGCGGTATCTGGGCGACGCAGAAGCCCACCAGGACACCGCCTGGGCCCGCCAAGCGCTGCAGCGACACCCGCACTTAAGCGCCCTACAGAGCGGGGGAGACGTCACCGGGCCGCGGGAAGCACTCAGTACGCTGCTGGTCCTCAACCGCCTCTACCCCAACCAAGCGCAGGCTCCCAACGAAGAGCTTTGGCGGGATGACCCGTGGCTGCGCGCCCTCGCCGAAGACATACCGCCTGCTGCGACCAGTCCCGCCCCGGCAACCGCACCGGCAGTCGAACCGGATGTTCCGGCATTGCTGAACGCTGCCCGCTACGCCGAGGCGTGGGACAAGATCCAGGTCTTGCCGCGTGGACCTGAGCGGGACCGCCTCGCGGTGATGTGTGCACTCAACTTGGATGATGCGCAGTGCAGTCTCGGGCTCGCTGCGGAATTCACTCAGCAAGGTGAGGACTATCTCACGAGCATCGCAGTGCCTGGCTGGCTTCAAGAGTCGTGGCAGCGACATCTGCGCCAGGTGGCCGGCCTCAATGGTCAACCGCAGGCTTGGGCGGACCTGCTGCGCCTGGCGGCCGCCGGTTCCATGACAGCCGGGATGCTCACGGCCTTGGAGGAGGTCATCGACGGTTGGCCCAGTCCGGGCGCCGACGACGACACCATTGCCGCGATCCTGGAAGCGAACTCGCTGTCTGGACCTGGGCTGACTCAGACCCTGGACGTAATCCCCCTGCTCTTGCAGAGCGTGGAAGCCGGTGAGGCGCCACGGACCAGTGGCGGTGTATTGCAGTTGCTCATATTCTCGGAGGAGTACACCGCCGCCACGCTGTCAGCGTTGGCCGTGGCCTTGCAGCGCTTTCTCGCTGCATCTCCGGAGGGTGCCACCTACGGTGACACCCTCGGCATGCTCAGCGAGACCAGCGCACGCTGGGTGCAGGTGCGCACGGCAGACACCGTTCTGGACCTCATTGACGTCATCCTCGCCGGTCCAAACATCGCACCTAGTGCACGCGTGGCCACATGTGGGGAGTTGTTGACGCGACTGCGGTCCTTCGCCGTGCGCCTCAGCCCAGCCCAACTCGTCCTTGCTTCAGCACTCAGCGATGAGGTTGACTGCGCCCTCAGTTGGCCACTGCCTCAGGCAGACGTAGCAAACGTTGCCGACGCGTCGGCGCAGATCACAGCGACCGTCCTGTTGTACAGCCTGCAGGAGCACGTACTGCAACGTGCAGAACAGGCCCTGTCTTTCCTCTTTCCGCGTGTGACCGTGCACACCAGCAGTCACCTGGCCGGCACGAGCCAACTGCGGGACCAAGCCAGGGCTTGCGACGTGCTGGTCGTTGCTACAACGCGCGCTAGCCACGCGGCGACGGACTTCCTGCAGCGGCACAAGACCGGATCGATCGTCTATCCCAGTGGCGCCGGGTCAGGATCGATGCTGCGCGCTGCCACTGAGGCACTGCTGAGGCTGTCCGAGGAGTGA
- the queC gene encoding 7-cyano-7-deazaguanine synthase QueC: MDRPAVVLLSGGLDSTTVLAIAKSQGFTPYALSFAYGQRHAVELDAARRVATALGAAGHVIATIDLTVFGGSALTADIAVPKHDTVEDLQADIPITYVPARNTIFLSYALAYAEVVGAGDIFIGVNALDYSGYPDCRPEYVDAFQAMGRLATRAGVQGTELTIHAPLMQMTKADIVRAGLALGVDYGMTSSCYDPDAAGHPCGHCDSCLLRLNGFAEAGSTDPLPYRGA; this comes from the coding sequence ATGGACCGACCCGCCGTCGTCTTGCTCAGCGGAGGCCTGGACTCCACCACCGTCCTCGCCATCGCTAAGTCCCAAGGCTTCACCCCCTACGCCCTGAGCTTCGCCTATGGCCAGCGCCACGCCGTGGAGTTGGACGCTGCCCGCCGCGTCGCCACGGCCCTGGGCGCGGCCGGGCACGTCATCGCCACCATCGACCTCACCGTCTTCGGCGGCTCAGCCCTCACCGCGGACATCGCGGTGCCCAAGCACGACACGGTCGAGGACCTGCAGGCCGACATCCCGATCACCTACGTGCCGGCCCGCAACACGATCTTCTTGTCCTACGCCTTGGCCTACGCCGAGGTCGTCGGCGCCGGCGACATCTTCATCGGCGTCAACGCCCTGGACTACAGCGGCTACCCGGACTGCCGCCCCGAGTACGTCGACGCCTTCCAAGCCATGGGACGCCTGGCCACCCGCGCTGGCGTGCAGGGCACCGAACTGACCATCCACGCCCCCCTGATGCAGATGACCAAGGCCGACATCGTGCGAGCGGGCTTGGCCCTGGGCGTGGACTACGGCATGACCTCCTCCTGCTACGACCCGGACGCGGCCGGACACCCGTGCGGGCACTGCGACTCCTGCCTCCTGCGCTTGAACGGCTTCGCCGAGGCAGGCAGCACCGACCCCCTGCCCTACCGCGGAGCGTGA
- the dpdJ gene encoding protein DpdJ yields the protein MSESLSAATLGALLSSVEDVELPLLTWGYVEGALDTSEVLRALEVGLSEAGDGDMDDIDADEVLQLLEERGLLVQVSPDRWRSRLAETLRLTAHLRQLLGEGNGQWWLRGRSLVSDFRLNVQPRRYPRRDLPGSNAQQALEAVQPLTDAAQVAVSAFVRPEQRLARFQLDASTAIRSALLSSRTEAVIVAAGTGSGKTLAFYLPAFAWMSERLTAGEGVQTLAIYPRTELLKDQVGEALASALVISEQLAQHGHRPLRIATLYGDTPWAASSLESASWHQEAWPHVGDGRRCPYAVCPHCQSDLVWLDSDRSATPPRERLVCRGCARTIPGDVLALTRQSMIAQAPDVLFTTTEMLNRASSHPSLGRLLGFRPGTARPRLLLLDEVHTYEGVHGAQVALLLRRWRHAIGQAVTVVGLSATLRDADTFMARLVGISEADVTLIEPAEVDLVDEGRQYQLVIRGDATSGASLLSTTIQTSMLLGRVLDPPHTANTIHGSKGFLFTDDLDVTNRLFHDLRDAEGEGWMSKRRSGAQKVLANLRSPRLPACSSRDVDGQVWTLPERIGHALPGMFPARGLKISKTSSQDPGVAAGADLVVATASLDVGFNDPRVGLVLQHKSPRDAAQFLQRRGRAGRTRDVRPLTAVVLSDFGRDRLTYQAYDQLFDPELLPRALPVGNRYVLRMQATLALKDWLTRQVQWREDAGRVLTKNDRREEQDLRDRVAELLNSVLTDTVTQDALAEYLRRALRIDADEVQNLLWDPPRALMTAVVPTLLRRLRTLWRPVGEDPGGEAKTFAVEFVPPALFAELNLPEVQLLLPDSYRGTVETRMPILQALREAAPGRISKRFAVRSSAQTTWVPIPTDASDVQLPLGDFVKSGSVEGTWRDDTSGDQRRVVRPYLIQLEQPPRTLAESSNSRPLWCSQIVAGDGEITTTPVPQPWSAHIRALSIHTHANRRPLEVRRFTPGTRARLRSSGARTADPAPNSTSITYIDRHGDPAALGFALDVDGLRVSVRLPSPQALLASPHLRTPAWRSARVRHLIAADTSLDSLADEFTRPWLALTLEVALLTRAVDEDISIATALDRVSEADLLAAAGQVAGAEAPTTDAKADGAHDEPNSDASEIRDLHGRLRAALTSTTVRDALLQHAQALHADPGPADARFAQQVFARTLGAALQRTCLLIVSNAQDNDLVLDVVDDEEESTIWLTEATVGGAGIIEAITAEYARNPRRFWRLTLNALEAGEYETLDHELSRLVADLSGDPDGALALAVRAVRTATSAHDTRAHLDRLHQALTIAGYATTHPVLAAIAIRLLRPGTTPRFDDALHRLAQGWSRVSQQLGMDIDARAWSLIAGRALPDITDVFSTPDHIYASLWPRGSEVFHRDLAIYAPYVDRVLPLNRHLTAALFSETVAEVSVTEADWRQRVQDAVVEQGLVDLTAPVDKVAVLKAALLHLSVDPLDSGYMLLHPVLHALRRSGGHFTARLELREAEQ from the coding sequence GTGAGCGAGAGCCTCTCGGCCGCAACTCTCGGAGCTCTCCTCAGCAGCGTCGAGGACGTGGAGTTGCCCTTGCTGACGTGGGGCTACGTCGAGGGCGCCCTGGACACCTCCGAGGTGCTACGTGCCCTCGAAGTCGGACTTTCTGAGGCCGGCGACGGCGATATGGACGACATCGACGCCGACGAGGTCCTGCAGCTGCTGGAGGAGCGCGGTCTGCTGGTGCAGGTCAGCCCAGATCGCTGGCGTTCCCGGCTGGCTGAGACGCTGCGATTGACCGCCCACCTGCGGCAACTGCTCGGCGAGGGCAATGGCCAGTGGTGGTTGCGCGGCCGCTCGTTGGTGTCTGACTTCCGGTTGAACGTGCAGCCGCGACGTTATCCCCGCCGAGATCTGCCCGGCTCGAACGCTCAGCAGGCCCTGGAGGCCGTGCAGCCACTCACTGATGCCGCGCAGGTAGCGGTCTCGGCCTTTGTGCGACCAGAGCAGCGACTAGCCCGCTTCCAACTCGATGCATCTACCGCCATCCGCAGTGCCCTGCTCAGCAGTCGCACGGAAGCCGTCATCGTAGCCGCCGGCACCGGCAGTGGTAAGACCCTCGCGTTTTACCTGCCAGCCTTCGCGTGGATGAGTGAACGTCTCACAGCGGGGGAGGGCGTGCAGACGCTTGCAATCTATCCGCGAACCGAACTGCTGAAGGATCAGGTCGGCGAGGCACTGGCCAGTGCGCTGGTCATCAGTGAGCAACTGGCCCAGCATGGGCACCGCCCACTGCGTATCGCCACCCTCTACGGCGACACCCCATGGGCAGCATCCTCGCTGGAGTCCGCCAGTTGGCACCAGGAGGCGTGGCCTCACGTGGGCGATGGGCGACGCTGCCCTTATGCGGTATGTCCACACTGCCAGTCAGACCTCGTGTGGCTGGACAGCGATCGCTCAGCGACGCCGCCCCGGGAACGACTCGTTTGCCGCGGGTGCGCGAGGACTATTCCTGGTGATGTGTTGGCGCTGACACGACAATCCATGATCGCCCAGGCGCCAGATGTGCTCTTCACCACCACCGAAATGCTCAACCGCGCCTCCTCCCACCCCAGCCTGGGGCGCCTGCTCGGCTTCCGCCCCGGCACTGCACGTCCGCGCCTGCTCCTGCTCGATGAGGTTCACACCTACGAGGGGGTCCACGGTGCGCAGGTCGCACTCCTTTTGCGCAGGTGGCGCCACGCGATCGGCCAAGCGGTCACCGTGGTCGGCTTGAGCGCCACACTGCGCGACGCGGACACGTTCATGGCGCGACTCGTCGGCATTTCTGAGGCCGACGTCACCTTGATCGAACCGGCAGAAGTTGACTTGGTCGACGAAGGCAGGCAATACCAGCTGGTCATCCGAGGTGACGCCACCTCAGGAGCGAGTCTGCTCTCAACGACCATCCAGACCTCCATGCTTCTCGGCCGTGTCTTGGACCCACCTCATACCGCAAACACCATTCACGGCAGCAAAGGCTTCCTCTTTACTGACGACCTCGATGTCACCAACCGCCTCTTTCACGACCTGAGGGACGCAGAAGGGGAGGGATGGATGTCCAAGCGCCGCAGTGGCGCGCAGAAGGTGCTGGCCAACCTCCGCTCGCCCCGCCTGCCCGCGTGTAGCTCACGAGACGTCGACGGGCAGGTCTGGACGCTGCCGGAACGCATCGGGCACGCACTGCCCGGAATGTTCCCCGCCCGCGGCCTCAAGATCAGTAAAACGTCATCGCAGGATCCAGGAGTCGCCGCCGGCGCCGACCTCGTCGTGGCCACAGCGTCGCTCGACGTGGGCTTTAACGACCCGCGGGTGGGGTTGGTCCTACAGCACAAGTCCCCCCGTGACGCCGCGCAGTTCCTCCAGCGACGTGGGCGTGCCGGACGTACCCGCGACGTCCGCCCCCTGACTGCGGTCGTGCTCAGCGACTTCGGACGTGACCGCTTGACGTATCAGGCCTATGACCAGCTCTTCGACCCCGAATTGCTGCCCCGGGCACTGCCTGTCGGCAACCGCTACGTCTTGCGGATGCAAGCAACTCTTGCCCTCAAGGACTGGCTGACACGGCAGGTGCAGTGGCGTGAGGACGCGGGGCGGGTCCTGACCAAGAACGACCGACGCGAGGAGCAAGACCTCCGCGACCGTGTGGCGGAGCTTCTCAACAGTGTCCTCACCGACACGGTCACTCAGGACGCCTTGGCCGAGTACCTGCGCCGCGCCCTGCGCATCGACGCCGACGAGGTGCAGAACCTGCTGTGGGATCCACCCCGAGCCTTGATGACTGCGGTGGTGCCCACGCTGCTGCGGCGCCTGCGTACCCTGTGGCGGCCCGTCGGGGAGGACCCAGGCGGTGAGGCGAAGACCTTCGCTGTCGAGTTCGTGCCACCGGCCTTGTTCGCGGAGTTGAACCTGCCCGAAGTGCAACTGTTGTTGCCCGACAGCTACCGCGGCACCGTGGAGACACGCATGCCGATCCTCCAAGCGCTTCGCGAAGCGGCACCAGGTCGCATCAGCAAGCGGTTCGCCGTACGTTCCAGCGCCCAGACCACCTGGGTGCCCATCCCCACCGACGCTAGTGATGTGCAGTTGCCACTGGGCGACTTCGTCAAGTCCGGCAGCGTGGAAGGGACGTGGCGAGACGACACCAGCGGTGATCAGCGCCGGGTGGTCCGCCCCTACCTCATTCAACTGGAGCAGCCACCGCGGACCCTGGCGGAGTCCTCCAACAGTCGCCCCCTGTGGTGCAGCCAGATCGTCGCCGGCGATGGTGAAATCACGACCACCCCAGTACCTCAACCATGGTCTGCGCACATCCGTGCGCTCAGCATCCACACGCACGCGAACCGCCGCCCTCTAGAGGTGCGCCGCTTCACCCCAGGCACCCGCGCCCGCCTGCGCTCATCCGGCGCCCGCACCGCGGACCCCGCGCCGAACAGCACCAGCATCACCTACATCGACCGTCACGGTGACCCCGCCGCACTGGGCTTCGCCCTTGACGTAGACGGACTCCGTGTGAGCGTAAGACTGCCCTCGCCGCAGGCACTGCTTGCCTCACCTCACCTGCGCACCCCAGCGTGGCGCTCCGCACGCGTGCGCCACCTCATCGCCGCCGACACCTCGCTGGACTCCTTAGCTGATGAGTTCACCCGCCCCTGGCTGGCCCTCACCCTCGAAGTGGCGCTCCTGACTCGAGCAGTGGATGAGGACATCAGCATCGCCACCGCCTTAGACCGCGTCAGCGAGGCGGACCTCCTCGCCGCCGCCGGCCAGGTGGCAGGCGCCGAGGCGCCAACAACTGACGCCAAAGCAGACGGAGCCCACGACGAACCGAACAGTGACGCGTCGGAAATCCGCGACCTTCACGGCCGCTTGCGAGCGGCCCTGACATCCACCACGGTGCGTGACGCGCTGCTGCAACATGCGCAGGCCCTCCATGCCGACCCTGGACCAGCGGACGCGCGTTTCGCACAGCAGGTCTTCGCCCGCACCCTGGGTGCCGCCCTGCAACGGACGTGTCTACTGATCGTAAGCAACGCCCAAGACAATGACCTCGTGCTTGACGTTGTCGACGACGAGGAAGAATCAACAATCTGGCTGACGGAAGCCACGGTCGGTGGCGCAGGCATCATCGAAGCGATAACCGCCGAGTACGCCCGCAACCCCCGACGCTTTTGGCGCCTCACCCTCAACGCCCTAGAAGCGGGGGAGTACGAGACGCTTGATCACGAGTTGAGCCGCCTCGTCGCCGACCTCAGCGGGGACCCCGACGGCGCACTCGCCCTCGCCGTCCGGGCAGTCCGCACCGCTACCTCGGCGCACGACACCCGAGCACACCTGGACCGGCTACATCAAGCCCTCACCATCGCCGGCTATGCCACCACCCACCCCGTGCTGGCCGCTATCGCCATCCGCCTGCTACGACCGGGCACGACGCCACGCTTCGATGACGCCCTGCACCGTCTCGCGCAAGGGTGGAGCCGGGTCAGCCAGCAGTTGGGCATGGACATCGACGCGCGGGCGTGGTCCCTCATCGCCGGCCGGGCACTGCCCGACATCACCGACGTGTTTTCCACACCAGACCATATCTACGCCAGCCTCTGGCCGCGCGGAAGTGAGGTCTTCCACCGTGACCTGGCCATCTATGCCCCCTATGTCGATCGCGTCCTGCCACTGAACCGCCATCTCACCGCCGCACTGTTCAGCGAGACGGTGGCCGAGGTGTCCGTCACGGAGGCGGACTGGCGGCAACGCGTGCAAGATGCCGTGGTAGAGCAAGGCCTGGTCGACCTGACCGCGCCCGTGGATAAGGTCGCAGTGTTGAAGGCGGCACTGCTGCACCTCAGCGTCGACCCGTTGGACAGCGGCTACATGCTCCTACACCCCGTCCTGCACGCCCTGCGCCGCAGTGGTGGCCACTTCACCGCGCGACTGGAACTGAGGGAGGCCGAGCAGTGA
- the queD gene encoding 6-carboxytetrahydropterin synthase QueD, whose product MEIFREFTFEAAHRLPHVPAGHKCARLHGHSYRVSVHVNGLPDPLLGWVMDFGDLKKLVAPVIERLDHYYLNEVEGLDNPTSEVLARWMWQQLSPTLALLSAVTVRETCTSGATYRGETDEHL is encoded by the coding sequence ATGGAGATCTTCCGCGAATTCACCTTCGAAGCCGCGCACCGCCTGCCGCACGTTCCCGCAGGGCACAAGTGCGCGCGCCTGCACGGGCACTCCTACCGAGTCAGCGTGCACGTGAACGGCCTACCCGACCCACTCCTGGGCTGGGTGATGGACTTTGGCGACCTGAAGAAGCTCGTCGCCCCGGTCATCGAGCGTCTGGACCACTACTACCTCAACGAGGTCGAAGGGCTGGACAACCCCACCAGCGAAGTCCTCGCGCGCTGGATGTGGCAGCAACTCTCCCCCACCTTGGCCCTGCTCAGTGCCGTGACCGTCCGCGAGACCTGCACCTCTGGTGCCACCTACCGAGGAGAAACCGATGAGCACCTCTGA
- a CDS encoding IS3 family transposase — MIDVLVDAGHPVKLSCRLLGVSSPGYYRYKHRPIAPRTIRREWLTGLIREVYTASRQTYGSRRVHAVLTQAMGVQVSERLVAVLMSLAGIAGLPGPAKVKRLSGIAIADDWCTASFIGCHPTSCGSPTSPSIPPGRARCTAAR, encoded by the coding sequence GTGATCGACGTCCTCGTCGACGCTGGGCACCCGGTCAAGCTCTCCTGCCGCCTGCTGGGCGTCAGTAGCCCTGGCTACTACCGCTACAAGCACCGTCCCATCGCGCCGCGGACGATCCGCCGGGAATGGCTCACCGGGCTGATCCGAGAGGTTTACACCGCCTCCCGCCAGACCTACGGTTCCCGTCGCGTCCACGCTGTGCTCACCCAGGCGATGGGCGTGCAAGTCAGTGAGCGTCTCGTCGCGGTGCTGATGAGTCTGGCTGGGATCGCTGGACTTCCCGGGCCGGCGAAGGTCAAACGCCTCAGCGGCATTGCCATCGCGGACGACTGGTGTACCGCAAGTTTCATCGGCTGTCACCCAACGAGTTGTGGGTCACCGACATCACCGAGCATCCCACCCGGGAGGGCAAGGTGTACTGCTGCGCGGTGA